A genomic stretch from Kogia breviceps isolate mKogBre1 chromosome 1, mKogBre1 haplotype 1, whole genome shotgun sequence includes:
- the LOC131752379 gene encoding small ubiquitin-related modifier 1-like, whose product MSDQEAKPSTEDLGDKKEGDYIKLKVIRQDSSEIHFKVKMTTHLKKLKESYCQRQGVPMNSLRFLFEGQRIADNHTPKELGMEEEDVIEVYQEKTGLFNNLDIFIFFPLTLFYF is encoded by the coding sequence ATGTCTGACCAGGAGGCAAAACCTTCAACTGAGGACTTGGGGGATAAGAAGGAAGGAGACTATATTAAACTCAAAGTCATCAGACAGGATAGCAGTGAGATTCACTTCAAAGTGAAAATGACAACACATCTCAAGAAACTCAAAGAATCATACTGTCAAAGACAGGGAGTTCCCATGAATTCACTCAGGTTTCTCTTTGAAGGTCAGAGAATTGCTGATAATCACACTCCAAAAGAATTGGGAATGGAGGAAGAAGATGTGATTGAAGTTTATCAGGAAAAAACAGGGTTGTTCAAcaatttagatatttttatttttttccccttaacccttttttatttttaa